The following nucleotide sequence is from Trifolium pratense cultivar HEN17-A07 linkage group LG2, ARS_RC_1.1, whole genome shotgun sequence.
aaatttaagaCTCGAAATGACATTTAAAAGCAAAATCAATTATACTCACTAATAAGTAATAATAACCAAACATGTCAGAATCAAATTTATGTATCTACAATCACTTTTACATCCAACAAACGTAAATCCAAACATAAGAATACATTGGACAAAGTACATACCTTGAAGAGGGTTATTGGTTGATGAAAGGTTGatgttaatgttgttgttttccttttccttcTTTCTCCTAGCAGCTTTTCTCTTCTTAGGACCTGAAGGCATGATTGAGGTACAAAACACAACCCTTTTGTCTCACTCACACTATTGTCTTACGTTGGAGCcttaaaaattgtgttttgaaTATATGTAGTGGAGGGAATAGAGTAGCTAGTAGGAGCGTGAAAAAAGGAACAAGATTTTCTGCTATCCTGTTATGGCTTTGAGTCGTctgattaaaataaattgttgagATTATTTTATTGCCTGAAAGTGAAAatcaaattgaaattaaaattggtcaatttaaaattaattaaaggttGAGGattactaaaataattattatatgaatTATATAGAGTCAAACTTTGTGAAAATATTACCGAaggaaattttcaaatttcagaATTATTggaaatttagaaatataaatatggatatcaagatttttttggtacaaattgtTAAGATATTTTTACTCTTGAGTAAACTAATTAACTCATTTGTAATGACTAATGAGTAGCTATCTCATTCGATGAATGTAAAATTTTTGGGATAATAAAATAATGACTATATtgtcaagaaaaaataaaaataagatgactataaaatgattattgctaaaaaaaatcttatatatatatatatatatatatatatatatatatatatatatatatatatatattatattttatactgaattttatatttattttgtcaaataactCTATTTCACATTTTCCATGAAATTTTAATGGAAAGTTGAATAGTGTATGTGCTAAACGAGGTtggaatttaaaaaagaataatacaATTCACTACTTCGATGGAAGAACTTTATGCTAAAATAACACTTAAAAAGGAATAAAACAATCTACTACATGTTtgcgtgagcttagctcaattggtaggaaAATCGCACTACATGTGTAGGAGTCCGGCTTCGAACTCggaacacttcacttattcacatttaaggtagattttctagccactaggctacttgacaaaaaaaaattcactaccTTGGTGGAGAGCATTTTCCATACCCACCTTcttagtacttttttttttcgctCCATAAAGGTACTGGTTTTACCCTCTCCTTTCCACTCATTTCCACAGTTAcaggattttgtttttgttcatcgAATTATTATTACTTCTCGTTTTACTCTTAAACAAACCACCCTCTTTGATTTTGAgttgtgtttcttttttttgtgcTAAAACCTTTCGGTGTTTGTTATGTGTACATGTCATTTTCAATGTGCTAGTAGTTTCCTTATGATTAGGTTATCATTATGAATTCATTCTTGTTGTTAGAGCGTGCCATTTTTTGTCTAAAGATTTGGCTTTTCTTTGATTAGTAAAGTGATACGGTGGTTATGTAAGTTTTAAATAGCGGTTGCGATTATAATTGCAATTAAGTATGTTTTAAATAGGGTTTTAAGAGACGAGGGTGCATAGCGGTCTTTGATATTGTAGAAAATTGTGACCGAATGCGATATCTGATATTACATAGAATTGCATAGATTTGCGATCAAATGCAACCGATGTAGCCTAATCGCAGTTACATTTTGGTTTCATCTACCAAAAAACCCATATGTCCCTGGCAGTATCGCAATTTAGTGTTTTAAATAAGATTTAAGTGATGATGGTGTTTCGGCTCCAAAAAATCTCTCATAatcaaaactaaatttttttcaagttctccaaaaactaaattattgaattcttttggaattcataatgaaaaatataattgacttttctaagttcttcgggtattaagggtctgtttggcatgactttttttcctcttcttttttacttaaaagtaagaagctaggccaaacaataatttctaaaagctatagtaaaaaaaaaaacagtttctatattttagaaaaaataatagtatattatcaaatatatcttttaactctattataataaaaaacaacaacttttaacttttttttataaaaaaaatttaagatttaccaaacaattttaactttagttaaaaaaatattatttctaactttatgattaaaaaaacttctacacctaaaaaaaaCTAGGCAAAACGAACCCTAAGTTTATTGAATtaagtttttggtttttttttttggtccctttcgttttttattttaagtttgttttttaattaaaaacagaaaaatgttaacatgtgcaccaatgACACAGATTAagaaaacaaagtagaaataatacgtgcatttaactttttaaaaattaatttttttttctaaagcaattttccatatttagaaaaatatatcaaaattctATAACGCagacggaaaaaaaaaaacgaaattttgatttttttttttgacaaaacggTACTTTTGATTTGAAATCTTAATTATTCAACGTTCAAATCACAAACTCATAATTCATAAATCATTCTCCAAACTCAAAATCTCTCAATCCCCAAATTTTCTCTTTCTATCTCTCTCACACTCCATTGAAACACATCATTCCTTTCTTGATTAGGGTTCTTTGTTATCACTATCGCTACTGCAATCTTTCATTATCACTAACTCTGAATTCAATTTCATAATCGATTCATTCTACccaatttgttttctctttgcGACACTCTTTCCTTCTCTTCATCATAACGCAACACGTTCGTGTAACTCGTTCACTCCACTCGCTCCGTAACTCGTTCTCCATTTTTTCATCATGCCGAAGGCTAAACTTGATAACAGGTAAATCTTTTCTAtccaatcttttttttttcttgcgattttctgattttgatttttagggtttagggatCACCAATTTGTAATGAATCGTTCCATCTGgtttttatttcgatttgaatcttgaattaatttgatatatgatttctttttttactttttgtcgtatgatatatgatttgaatcttgaattaatttgatgtccatatatgatatatctgcTTATCATTGTGTTGTctcacttgtttttttttacttaaaaatcacatttttattgtCATATTTTCTTACTATTGATGATAAGATTCAATTCAtgtttctgaaaaaaaaaagtcttctgATTCACAATTTGAATCTTGATCTGATTGATAACCATTGCGCTGAGCACTTAAATCCAGCTATTTAAAAGTGTTTTACTCAATtctaagttttttcttttcattcactTTGCTTATGTTCCTATCATCTGATTTTGGGGATGCTTTAACATTGAATTTACTTAGGATTATGAGATATAATTATAGTTGAAAGTTTTTGTCGTGTGAAAGAAAGCAAAACAGCCACATTCATTGTTCATTGTAGCAGCGTAAAGTTTAGCATCTGATCTTGCAAATTCTATTGTTGaaattaatgagtttttttggaattttattatttcagGGCACCACAATGGGCTAGTGTGAACTTAGGAATTTTCATTTGCATGCAATGTTCAGGGATTCACCGGAGTCTTGGAGTGCATATATCAAAGGTAAATACATTTTTGTTCCTTCTCAGTTTAGAAATTTTATAATGGCCGAACCTTCTGATTTTGTTACAAGGTGAGGTCCACAACTTTGGATACATGGTTGCCAGAACAAGTTTCTTTCATGCAATGTAAGAAACTATATATGGAATCTATTTCTTAATTACTTTCTTTGTGAAATGTACTATTGAGCAAATTATGAGATACAATGAGCAACTCTTGCTTTCTCTCTTATAGGACATTAGGTAATATTGATTTGATTAGCTCTTTCTTTACTCATGGAAGATATCCCTGTTGccaaatagcggctatagcaCTACAGTGTAGCAGAATGTTAACAAATTACTATTGCTCCACGATACACGATTCAGCACAAAGTGTTTTCAAGTAATGGCTATAGCTGCATTATAAGCCTATAACACTAGCATAGCGAAATTTTAACGAACCGCTGTTTTTTGCAATTGACTGTGCTAGAAGATATGATAATTGTTACAAATTTTGTTTGGCTCTTGCAAGTGTAACTTATATGGTGTGGTTTATGCAAATACGGATAATGTGAAGTCAAATAAGCCCTGGGAAGCTAAACTGCCACCATATTTTGACAGAAATGGATGTGGAATCCAGAAGTTTATCCGTGCCAAGTAAACTGTCAATATATTCTTATACATGACTATATGGTTCTAAATTGTAGTTGCGGTTGTGACTTGTGGTTACATTGTGACCCTTAATACTATGGCATAATATAGTCACAATTGAAATGCTGTTGCAAAGACTTCTAAAATCTTTATATTGTGTCTACAGACTACAATTTAGAACTATGCTAGAAACATAGAGATGATTTTTCATCTACTTTTCCATTTTTTACTATTGCTAACTAGCTTATGTTCCTTCAGATATGTGGAGAAACGATTTACAAGGTGAACTACAAGCTACAAAGTCAGCTGAAATAAAGTTGAACTTGAACTTCAAAATTTCACCACCTACTGGGGCCAAGAATGGTATTCAACAAACTAGGAGATTGTCTCTTGAGGAAAGCATTCTTGTGAATCACATGGCACAAATTCGGCCTCCAATACCAAAATTTAATGAGGTATTCATGTTATATTTGATGTTTAATCCTCCATAAAGATTTTCCTTTCATATTTTAATTCGTCCGAGTGTTCTGAAATAGCAGATATCACGTTATTGAACAACGGAATTATAACAAACTGCTATTGTTCTGTGACACGTAACTTAGTACAAATTGTTGTCAAATAGCTGCTATAGCAGTGCCATCTATAACACTGTAGCAGagtagaatttgaacaaacgAATATTTTCCGCGATCCGTGATTTACAACACTAGTCGGATGCATGTTCGATGTATCATTTGATAAACCAGTCACATCCACAATTGTTTGCTCAGTCAAAAATTTTGTTATCTTCAAATATTTACACCACAAAAACCAAAATACTAATTGAGGTTTATCTGTTGAATTCAGGGTCCCTTAGatttaaaaatgaagaattCACCACCAATAAAGAGGCCATCAGCATCACTTGATTTTGATAAACCCATTGGAAATAGCAACGGTACCGTCGATCTTTTTAACTTGCTTTCCTTCGACGACgataaaaagaatatatcaaCTACACCTTCTAGCTGGACAACATTTGATTGTAAGATTACATTACTTGTAGCAACACATCTTCAGAATCTTTGTTCTATTTTCTTTGATTCGCATGGTTCTTGTTATGTGCTTGGAAATTATTAAATCAGCATTTATGTTTACAGGAGAAGGTGTGCAAATTGTTTATAGATTTGTTGAGCTAGCTTTTTGGATAGATGTCACAAGATTATGGTTAAATCATCAAGCTGTGTTGGTCTGGTGAGTATTTCTCATTGCAATTTAGTAATGCTAATTTGTTGTTTATATCCTTATCTCCATATTTTATTGACCCTTGTCTTCTTCACTCTCTCCTATAATCAAAAGATTTGTTGCATGGCTATCAGTATCTTACGATACATACGAGTCGTATTGTATCGCGATTCAATACTAAATTGAACCTAATCAACACAAATCTCTTGTGTGTATATAATTGGACATGAATCTTATCTTAAATTCTATTTCTTAATTACTATCTTTGTGAAATGTACAGTTCAGCAAATTATTAGATACATGAGCAACTCTTGCTTTCTCTCTTATAGGACATTACGTAATATCAATTTGATCAGCTCTTTCTTTACTCATGGAAAATATCGGTGTTGCCAAATAACTGCTATAGCTGCACTATAAGCCTATAACACTAGCATAGCGAAATTTAATGAACCGCTATTTTGCAATTGACAGTGCTAGAGGATATGATAATTGTTACAAATGTTGTTGGGCTAAATTGCAGTTCCGGTTGTGACTTGTGGTTACACTGTGACACTTAATACTATGGCATAATATAGTCGCAATTGAAATGCTGTTGCAAAGACTTTATATTGTGTCTACAGACTACAATTTAGAACTA
It contains:
- the LOC123903718 gene encoding uncharacterized protein LOC123903718 isoform X1 produces the protein MFRDSPESWSAYIKDMWRNDLQGELQATKSAEIKLNLNFKISPPTGAKNGIQQTRRLSLEESILVNHMAQIRPPIPKFNEGPLDLKMKNSPPIKRPSASLDFDKPIGNSNGTVDLFNLLSFDDDKKNISTTPSSWTTFD
- the LOC123903718 gene encoding uncharacterized protein LOC123903718 isoform X2 — encoded protein: MDVESRSLSVPNMWRNDLQGELQATKSAEIKLNLNFKISPPTGAKNGIQQTRRLSLEESILVNHMAQIRPPIPKFNEGPLDLKMKNSPPIKRPSASLDFDKPIGNSNGTVDLFNLLSFDDDKKNISTTPSSWTTFD